The following proteins are encoded in a genomic region of Drosophila willistoni isolate 14030-0811.24 unplaced genomic scaffold, UCI_dwil_1.1 Seg711, whole genome shotgun sequence:
- the LOC124461885 gene encoding uncharacterized protein LOC124461885 translates to MLQGFWKRWHQEYLTSPNIAIGNLVLIKDSNAPPSAWLLGRVTQVFTGDDGLVRAVQVLTKSGEVTRPITKIAALPGLETDSASAFGSFGDIYRFEDGSGDARGPLLLGRSSYCEFGRVQGQGLDQNETEEGGVGGHRDVGRRHSVTTMATATTMAASSTMILSSRSSRFGLAEMNRNVVLPSMDIGEQRQQQYHRQQTGISMSFSMLLARSLTKEPTSMSPNILPSIDGVPFIMLGQERFELKPETIFVLGMRLSVTKNDILMFFSSVGMIAVDHARKPRIFVYKNKQNGRSKAYLSTRKGRGIRFRYPREFAPSNNREHQQDRQQLNRQRRPRK, encoded by the exons ATGCTTCAAGGATTTTGGAAGCGTTGGCATCAAGAATACTTGACATCGCCAAACATTGCGATCGGTAATCTTGTACTGATCAAGGACTCTAACGCGCCTCCATCGGCATGGCTCTTAGGACGGGTAACTCAGGTGTTCACAGGAGATGATGGACTCGTCAGAGCGGTTCAGGTTCTCACCAAATCAGGAGAAGTTACTCGCCCTATCACGAAGATTGCAGCCCTACCGGGTTTAGAAACGGA tTCGGCTAGTGCTTTCGGTTCTTTTGGCGACATATATAGGTTCGAGGATGGCAGCGGAGATGCGCGTGGTCCATTGTTGTTGGGCAGAAGCAGCTACTGTGAATTCGGCAGAGTTCAAGGTCAAGGGCTAGACCAGAACGAAACTGAAGAAGGCGGCGTTGGTGGACATCGTGACGTGGGTAGACGCCACAGTGTGACCACAATGGCAACGGCCACAACCATGGCGGCATCTTCAACCATGATATTGAGCTCGAGGTCAAGTCGTTTCGGGTTAGCCGAAATGAACAGAAATGTGGTTCTGCCATCGATGGATATTGGtgaacagcgacaacaacaatatcatcGACAACAGACTGGCATATCCATGAGCTTCAGTATGTTATTGGCCAGGAGTTTGACAAAGGAACCGACAAGTATGAGTCCAAATATATTACCGTCCATTGATGGTGTCCCGTTCATTATGCTCGGGCAAGAGCGATTCGAACTGAAACCAGAGACGATCTTTGTGCTCGGCATGCGTCTGAGTGTGACGAAAAATGATATTCTCATGTTCTTTAGTTCCGTGGGAATGATCGCTGTGGACCATGCGAGAAAACCAAGGATTTTTGTGTacaaaaataagcaaaatggACGATCAAAGG CATATCTATCAACGCGCAAGGGTCGTGGCATCCGCTTTAGATATCCTCGAGAGTTCGCTCCATCGAACAATCGGGAACACCAACAGGATCGGCAGCAGCTGAATCGTCAACGTCGACCCCGTAAATGA